Genomic window (Bacillus vallismortis):
TCTGATGGCACATAAATATCAACGTTTCCAATGACTCCGCTAATGACAATTGTACTTTCTCCCTCGGGAATCATCGCTTTAGACAAATCGATTTTAATATCACCGATAAAACCAGAGATATTGAGATCATTCAGGTCAAACGGCTGCTTCATCATTTGCAGCTCTCCGATAAAAAAGCTGCGCATATCGGGATGTTTATCATCTTTTGCCGGCTTATGCCGTTCTTTTTTATTGAGATCGACCCGTTTCTCATTCGGTTCAAATATCGGTTTTCCTTTGACAAGCCTGTACCCGGCGTAAATCAGAAATGCGGCAAACGCATAACCGAATAAATTAAAGGTGATGCTGAAGAGGTTTTTCAAAAATAAAAACGCGGCAAAGATGTACATGACGGAGCCGAGCCAATCACGGGAATATTTTTTCAAAAAATAGCCGGCAATCAGAAAAAAGAGCGGCCAAAACAGCAGATCGCCTATTCCGATAATTTGTAAAAACATACTGATGCCGAATAAAGCAATGATCAATCCGAGAAGCTGTTTTTTTGTCATTCCTGGTGTCCGCCTCCTTTCTTCTGCCTGGTGCTACCGTATCACTAGATCCCCGCTGTCCGTTTTGATATCAATTGGATGCCGGCCGCTTCCTTGCGAGCCTGTAATGTGATGATGATCTTTATGTGCTGTATCAGCAAATGAATACGGCGAACTGACGCTCCCGCTCGCTGATTTAGCCTTGACTGTAAAGCTGCCGTTTTCGGGAAGGCTCAGATCAGCATCACCGCTTGTCAGCGTGACAGATACAGGACCTGATACCTTTTTCAGTGCGGCATCTAAGTTTCCTGAAGTCAGCTTCACATCAAGAGAGCCTGATACATCAGCCAGATTCGCGTCTCCTGAAGCTAAATCAATGTCGGCTGTTTTGGAGACCGTATTGGAAATGGTGACATCGCCGGACGATCCATTTACTTTCATGTCTTGAAGGCGGACATCCGTCACTCTCATATCTCCGCTCGCAGATGCTGCGTTCAGCTCAATAAGCGCAAGACGCTGATTCCCGTCCACAGATATGTCCCCGCTTGAGGTCCGCACCGTCAGATCACCTTTATAATCATATGGAATCCGGACGACAAGGAAAGAACGGTTAAACCCATTCAAAAATTGAAATTCTTTTTCCTTTGCGGTCAGCTCCAGTTTCCTTTTGCTTTCAGTGACAAATAACTTTCCCGATTTTCCTGAGATACCTGCCGATATGTCATTTCGTTCTTCCGCTATGATCCGGACATTCTTGTGATCCGACTCAATGACCACGCTGTCGATATCCCCCGGCGATGCGCTGGCTGAATCGGCTTCAGTGCCGCTTACGAACCCCAAGCCCGCAGCAAACACGTCTTTTACCACGACGCCGAAAAATATAAGAATACCAGCCATGATCAACAGTTTGCCCAGCACTTTTTTCATTCGATTTCATCCTTCTCATTCATTCTATTATAAAAGAAAAGCCTGTGAATTGTACATGCGGAAGGGAAGGACTTGTCCGCAAATCCTTCCCGGTCACGCTTATTCATTTGCTGCTTGTGATGTCTGGTCTTGTTTTTGCAGCGAGAGCGCCCGCATGTTTTCAATCTCCGCTTCCACATCATCAGCGAATTCTTTTCGTGTGAGTTCTGTGCCGGCTTCTGCTGACTTTGAATAATTCGCGCGGATTTCCATTTCCTCAATACGATTTTCAATGCGTAAAAATTCACGATACGCGCTTTCGCTGTCAATCTTGTCAAATGTCGTATTCATATGCTCTTTTGCTTTCGCGGCATTGGCTCGGGCAATCAGCGCTTGTTTTTTATCCTTTACGTCCTGAAGCTTTGTTTCAAGTGCAGCCAGCTGTTCTTTCAGATCCGTCAGCTGACTGTTGGCTTGTTCATAGGACACTTTATGCTCAGCCGCCTTCCCTTCTAAATATTTCATTTCAGTCAGTGCCTTTTTCGCAAGTTCTTCTTCACCTGCGTCAAATGCGAGCTGTGCCTGATTTTTGCGTTTTCCAGCCACCTCAGCTGCTTCTTCATATTTTTTCTTAAATTGATAGGCAATCGTGTGCTGTTTTACAATTGTTTGTTTTGCTTTTGCGATGTCACTTTCCATATCACGGACATATTGATTGAGCATCACCTTTGGGTTCTCCATTTTATCAAGACCTTCATGAACTGACGCAACAAACATGTCTCTGATTCTTTTTAATACCATACCTGATTCCTCCTCATATGCTGATATTATTTTTTCTTCAAAAATTCTTCCCATTCGTCATCAAAGTGAGATTGATAGGCAGCCGAAGCCGGTTCCGGATCAAAAGATGATACACCGTTATCAGCTGATCCGTTTTTCATCAGCTTCCAGCCGTAATACACCATAGCTGCCGCCAGCGCCAGTCCGACGACAAACGGAAGTGAGCAGATGAGCATGATCGCTCCGATACCGCCTACGATCATTCCTGTGATGGTTTTTCCTGCAGCAAACCTTTTGATTCCCGCGTATGTCATCAAGCTCCCGATGGCGAGCGGGATAATAAAGCCGAAGCTTCCTCCTCCAAAAAAGACGGAGATCCCAAATACAATTAATAAGAATCCGCCTATTGTTCTCTTGTTTATCTTCATGCAGATCCTCCTTTCGTTTTCCTTGTCTTCATCTTAAACAAATTAGCATTTGCGCAAAACGAATCAGAGATTGATTTTGATATAAGACCGGAGTCGTATCTCGTGCCAGACCTATGGACACAAAAAAACGCCATGCACGAGGCATGGCGTTTCAAAACCCTTTACAGATGAACACTTGCTTCCCTTTCTTTGACCAGGTCGGCCTGTTCTGCTTTGGCCAGCTTTGTAAAAAGCAAAATGCCGATACCCGCGATAATTTCAACAACCCCTCCAACAGCGATTACAGGTCCTGAACCAAAGGCGTTTGCAGCATACCCGCAAATGACAGCTCCGGCAGGTATGGAAATATTTGAGATCATATGTATAACGGCGTAGACCTGCGGCTGATCCTCACTATCCACAGATGTCTGGATAATCGTGTACTCAGGAACATTTACAGCACTGACTGCGGCGCCAAAGGTAAACGCAGCGAGAAAGACGAGCGGCAAAAAGGTATTCATCCCGGTAATAAAGAAAGCAAATCCTTCAATAATGCCGGCAGTTACGAATAGCAGACCGTACCTGTTTACTTTGACTTTCGCCAGCACAAATCCCAATAAAAACGCGCCTGCGGCGGTAGTGGCCTTTAAAAGCGAGTAAACGATCGGCTGACCGTTTAAATCTTCCGCAACGTAAACGGCTGAGAGCGCTTCCCAAGGGGCAGCCGCGAAATTCATAAAGATACAGTAAATGGCGAGCGGATATAAAATCTGATGTTTTCTGACGAGTGTAAACCCGCGTTTCAGCCTGCCCATATATGTGCCTCTCTGCGTAACGGCAGCAGACTCTGATTGAGATTCAACCGCAGTGTATTTAATGAAAAGGACGAGAAAGCCAGAAACCAAATAGAGAACAAGTGCGATAAGCATTGTATAAGAAGGGCTGATAAATGTAAGAAAAGCGCCGCATAACGTAACAGCACCGAGCCGGACAATTTGAGCCGAGGACTGCAGCACAGCGTTTGCTTTTTGAATGCCCTGTTCATTTACAATTTGGGGAATTAAAGCTATGGAGGCGGGATTGTAGGCAGCCCCTGTAGCAGAATGCACAATCATAAGCGACATGACAAACCACAGCGGAGAAAAGCCCGCAAAATGACAAAGAGGAATAATCAAGACAACCACTGCCCTAGTCAGGTCTGAAAAGTACATCCAAAATTTCAGCGTGTTCTGCTTCATGAAAGGGCCCGTCACAGGCGCCAGCACAGCTTCCGGCAAAAAAGTGACAGCAATCAATAATGCAGTGCCGATCGCGCCTTTGCCGTCATAAATTAAAAACCATAATATCGAATTAAATGCGAACATATCGCCGGATATCTTGACTATTCTTGAGAAAAAAAGATAATTAAAATTTCTCTTCCAGATGCTATCACTTTCAATTAAATTCACCATCTATCAGAGCCCCCTACTGCCTATTTTTTACATCTATTTGTTTCAATATCTCACTTTTCCATTTTTCAGTCAATAATTCATAAGGTTCATTTTTTGTCGTAAAATGGGTAATTGACAGAATGAAAAACAAAAAAGCCGGCATGTATGGAAACACGCCGGCTTTCGTTTTCTCTTTTTATGATTCGCTGCTGTTTCGGTCCCGAAATACAATAGCACTTCTTTCATATTCTACATCGGCAATGCCGCTTCTCACATTCACTACACGGGCGGCGGCAAAGAAATAATCGGACAGCCGATTCAGATAACGCAGCACTGTTTCATGAATCTGCTCTGATTTCATCAGTGATACCACTCGGCGTTCCGCCCGCCTTGTAATGGTGCGCGCCGCATGGAGAAGCGAAGCGCCCTTCGATCCGCCCGGAAGAATAAATTTCTTCAATTCTGGCGCTTCTGCTGTATAGGCATCAATGCGCGTTTCTAAAAAGGAAACGGATTCTTCATTTAGTGTATAGTCTTTTCTTTTTGTGACGATTGCCAAATCGCCTCCGCAGTCAAACAGCTCATGCTGGATGGTGAGCAGCTCGGCTGTCATATCTTCAAAGCCGGGCTGCCCGGAAAGCTCTGCCAAAGCAAGCCCAACAAAGCTGTTCAGTTCGTCAATCGTGCCGTAGCTTTCGACGCGAAGGCTGTCCTTGTCCGTTCTGCCTCCAACTAGGCTCGTTTGTCCTTTATCGCCTGTTTTTGTATATAGTTTCATGCAATATGTCTCCTTTACAGACTTATTCAAACAGCTCTGCCGCTTCTTTTACACATTCAGCTGTTCCGATCTGTATCAATTGGTCGAGCCGCTTATCTATGTTTTCAGATTGACGAGCTTGTGTCGCAGCGATGAGAATATCCCCCTCTGCCCGTCTGTCCCCTAACACTTTCACCCGTTCTGCTTCGGCAGCCATAAGAGCTTTGACAAAGAATTGATCTGCCGCATAGCCGTTGATCAAAATCCATATCGAAAAGCCGGACATGACGCATATCGTAATGGAAAGTTCTCCATCTTCATACGTTCGATACACGAAACGGCCAAGCCTTCCCGAAGAAGCCATCGCACAAGTTTCCGCCAGCTGAAAACCGTTTTCTGCTAGGTAGGCCGTAAGCCCTTCTATAGGGTCTGTCTGAACCGGCAGCAGTTTATGGATCAGCGTCCTGCTCCATGAAAACCCTGCACCGACAGGCGCGGAAGACAGGGTACGAAGCGGAATTTCTGTCTGCAGAAAAATGTCATCGCACCCCGCTTGGAGCAAAGCTTCAAATGGGATAGGTTTATGCTTCACGCTGTTTTGTTCAGGCTGAATCGCAATCATCGGTTTAGATGAGCTGTGATGGACCAATGTGGTGACATCTGTATTGTACACGGCCTTTATGTGATGTTCTGTGACAGCATATTCCGGTTTTTGCTTAGGTATGGCTGTACCGTTTTTCATAAACAAGAGCTCATCACAGTACAGGCTCGCGGTGTTCAGATCATGAAAAACGCTGACAGCCGCCAATCCATTTTCTCTTGTCAGGCGTTTGATGAGATCAAGCAGGTCTTTTTGGTAAGCCAGGTCGAGAAAATTTGTCGGCTCGTCCAGAAATAAAATGCGCGGCTGCTGCGCCAAAGCTTGGGCCAAATACACCCGCTGCTGTTCCCCTCCGCTTAGTTCTCGGATCGATTTTTGCGCAAAAGCGGCCACTCCTGTTTGCTCCATTGCTTCCTGTACAATGGCTTCATCCTTGTCAGTCTGCTGTCTGAACAGCCCTGTTTGAAATGGATATCTGCCGAAGGCTACAGTTTCTTTGACGGTAAAGGTAAAGGCTTGATCCGTTTTTTGCGGCAGGACGGCCATCATTTGCGCTAGTTCCTTCGGTTTATAGTCAGCCAGCGGTTTGCCAGCCAGATAAACGCTGCCCTCCTTGGCCCGCAGCGTACCTGTCAGCAAGTTCAAAAGCGTGGTTTTTCCGCTTCCATTAGGGCCGAGAATACCGAGAAATTCACCCTTCTCCACTGTTAAGCTGACATTGTCGATCAGCCGGGTGTCTCCATATCCCCCCGACAGCCCTTCTGCTTTTATCATAAGCTCCTCCCCCCGCGGTGCTGCCGAATTAAAATAAGGGCGAAAACAGGCGCCCCCGCCAAGGACGTAATGATTCCAATCGGCAGTTCAACCGGCTCGATGATCGTTCTGGAAAGCAGGTCGCCCAAAACGAGAAAACCTGCTCCGAGCAAGGCGGACAGCGGCAGTAAATGCCGATGGTCCGTGCCCCACAAAAGCCTTGTGATATGCGGAATGACAAGACCGACAAAGCCGATCGTGCCGGATACAGCCACAGCGCTTCCCGTCAAAAATGAGCCCGCTATTAAAATCAACATTTTCCTCCGCTGAACGCTGACCCCGAGAAGCTTTGCTTTGTCTTCTCCATATGTCATCACATTCAGCTCTCTTCCGTTAATGATCAGTAAAATGGTTCCCAAAAGAAAAAACGGGAGGAACAGAACAACATAGCCCCAGCCTCTCATCGAGACGCTGCCTAGCAGCCAATGCACAATCGGCAGCAGGTTGTCTCCTGTCAGGGCAATGATAAGAGAAATAAACGCGCCTAAAAATGAGTTGATGATGACACCGGTCAAAATGAGGGTGGAGACAGACATCGAAGCATGAACAAGGCGGCTGAAGGAAAGAACCGCCGCAATCGTGGCAAGTGCCGCGGCCACACTCACAACCGGGAGTGTAAACCCTCCGATGACAGGAAGCTGCAGGCCGAAGAACAGGGTCACAACCGCTCCGACTGAAGCGCCGGATGAAACACCGAGCGTGTAGGGATCAGCAAGCGGATTTTTCAATAGCCCCTGAAAAGCAGCCCCCGCGATAGAAAGAGCCGCCCCCACAAGGGCGGCCAGCACAACTCTCGGCAGTCTGATATTCATCATAATATTTGTGTACATCGGGTCATCAGGGCCGATAGAGCCGCCGAAGCCTTCATGCCAGAAGACACGAAGGATAGCGGGAATAGGAATTTGCAGGCTGCCGCAAGAAATTCCCAAGATGATGCTCACGGCTAAAAATGAAAAACCGATGACATATGCGGCAAAACGATTATTCCTTAAACGTATCCGGATAAATGCTTTCCGCAAGTTCTTCGACCCCTTCGATCAGACGGGGACCGGAACGTGTCACGAGATCAGGATCCACATCATACACGCGATGATGTTTCACAGCATTGATTTCGCTCCAGCCAGCGCGTTTTTCCACTGCTTTCGCTTTCACTCCGTCTGTTGTAACGATAGCATCAGGATTGAGTTTTACGATCGCCTCGTCTGTCATTTGCACCCAGCCTGTTTGGTCCGCTGCTGCGTTTTTAGCATGGATGACATTGAGCATTTCATTCATAAACGTGTCTTTTCCGGTTGTGTAAATGTCGGGAGCAGGAGAAACCTCGATAAATACGCTTTTCTCCTCGTCTTTTGAAATGGTTTTCGCTTTTTCTTGAATATCCTGCAAATCTGATTTCATGCTTTTCACGAGCTGGTCAGCTTTTTTCTCTGTCCCGGCAGCTTCTCCGATCATTTCAATTGATTTGTAGACCTCGGAAAATGATTGCGCATCATTGACAGTCAGCACGGTTATGCCCGCGTCCTTCAGCTGTTTAATGGCATCCGCTGACGCTGACATGGAAGACTCATGGGCAAGAACGAGATCTGGCTTTAGAGAAATGACTTTCTCAACGTTCACATTCATATCTCCGACCTTCTCAACCTTTTTGACTTCCTTTGGATATGTATCGTTTGTGGTGACACCGACCACTTTTTCACCAAGACCGAGAGCGTATGTGATTTCTGTGTTGCTCGGCATTAATGAAACAATCGTTTCCGGCTCCTTTTTGATGGTCACATCTTGCTTTGACGCATCATCAATGGTGACAGGAAACGCTTCCGTCTTTTGTTTTGCCTTGGAATCCTTCTGATCTGCCGTATTGCCGCAGCCTGCTATCATAACGGCAGCCAGCAGAAGCGCAGTCCATATTCCGGCTAGTTTTTTCATCATCTTTCCTCCTAAGTGAACTAAAAAAAGCATCTCTACGATGGTAAAGATGCTGTAAACAACACAAAAAAGCCTATTGTTTACACATCATCTGTCCTCGCAGATTTCGTGCTGATCAAACAGGCAGGTATCCTGGCTCTTGGCGCTATGGCCAATTACAGTGGCGGGACCGCACCGGCTTTTACCGGTTTCCCTATTAAGCCGGCTGTTGTTCACGGACCGGCACCTATTTGACATTCGTATCCTTTTTTCGGAGTAATTATACTATATGACTGATAGGCTTGTATATGTGTCCTGAATGACTTTTCCCCGCTATGTGTATGGGAGCAAAATCCTCGTAAACACTAAATTTGTTCTTGTATACTTTATACCATCATCAATGAAAAGGAATGATCTTATGGATTTACAGCTAAAAGACAAACTTGTCATCATCACCGGCTCGACTTCCGGCATCGGGAAAGCCGCGGCAAAAAGCTTTCTGCAAGAGGGTGCGGCAGTCATTGTCAACGGACGCAAACAGGAGACTGTCAATCGCACGGTTGAAGAGCTTTCTGGCTACGGAACGGTGCATGGCGCGGCTGCTGATTTGTCAAAAACAGATGAAGCAGCGGCTTTTATTGAAAAAGTAAATGAAATCGGTGATGTCGATATCCTTGTCAACAACCTTGGTTTCTTCGAGGTAAAAGACTTTGCGGATGTGACAGATGAAGAGTGGAATCAATATTTTGAAGTGAACGTGATGAGCGCGGTTCGGACAAGCCGCCACTTCCTTCCAAAAATGCTTGCCAAAAACAGCGGCCGCATTTTAAATATCGCAAGTGAAGCAGGCATCAAACCGCTTCCAACGATGATTCCGTACTCAATGACAAAAACGGCGCTGATCAGCCTTTCAAGAGGAATGGCTGAAATGACCAAAGGCACGAATGTGACGGTCAACTCAGTGCTTCCGGGACCTACTTGGACAGAGGGCGTAGCATCCTACATGGAGGGCGCCGCACAGGCAGCCGGCCAGGATACAGATACATTCATCAAAGACTATTTCAAAGTCAATGAGCCGACTTCTCTTATTCAGCGATACGCGACAGCAGAAGAAGTCGCCAACACGATCGTATTTCTTGCATCTGGCGCCGCATCCGCCATTAACGGTACGGCACAGCGTGTAGAAGGCGGCATTATCCGTTCTCTCTAATATGCAAAAAACGCATCCATGTTTCGGATGCGTTTTTTTATACGTCTCCAGCGAATGGAACGGACTGGTATCCGCCTGTTTCCAGTTTTGCTGAAAACAGTCCTCCCGCGTGAGGCTGCTCGTATCTTTCTGTTTCTGTCATTTGTTCCGTTGCCGTTGTGATGTAAAGGGTTTTTAAGTCTCTGCCGCCGAACGCGCAGCACGTGACATATTTAGCCGGAACGGTGATTGAACCGATTTCTTTCTTCTGAAACGGGTCAATGTGAACAACGCGGCTGCCGCCAAACAGCGCCACCCACAGCATGCCGTTTTGGTCGATTGTCATGCCGTCCGGCAATCCTTCTGATTGATCAAAACGATAGACAGGTTCTGGATTCGAGACATTTCCGCTTTCAGGATCAAACCTGTAGCGAACAATTTCCTGAGTCGGCGTGTCGATGTAATACATTAAATTCCGCTCGCGGTCCCAATCCAAACCGTTCGAGGTGGAGACTTGATCTTTGATTTTGACGAGACTGCCGTCTTGATCCAAACGGTATAGCGAGGCCCGTTTTTGTTCGCCTTCCATGCTCGTCGTCCCCGCCCAAAGCCTTCCGCACGGATCACATTTCGCGTCATTAAAACGCAGGCTCTCATCCATATCGTTCGGCTGTTTGATCTTTTCCAAGCTGTCATCCTGAAGATGATACAGGTAAAATCCATCTTTCATCGTCATCATCAGTTCATCCTTGGAATATTTCGCAAGCGCCGTCACAAAGGACTTGAATTTGATCGACCGGTTGATTTTTTCTTCAGAGTCGAAGATGTGGAGCTCGCTCCCTAAGATATCAACCCAATATAAACGGCCGTTTTCTTCATCCCATAGCGGGCCTTCACCAATGACTGCCCGAGTGTCCGCTTCCAATACTGCATCCATGTGTTACACCTCTTTAGCTTAAGACTATATATTGTTATTCCCGTCAAAGAGGCGGCCAAACCACATGTTTATTGCTTTTTAAAAAGGATGGTAATGACCGTTCCAATGTTCATTCTGCTGTTCACGTGAATCGTCCCGTGATGCAGATGGACAAGCTCCTTGGCAATGGCGAGTCCGAGGCCCGTTCCGGCAGATGAATCTTTTGTGTTCGTCCCTCTGTAGTAACGGTTAAACAAATGGGTGATCGTTTCTTCATCCATTCCCTTCCCGTTGTCCTTAACCTTCAACGAAATATGATTTTTAGTTCGTTCCAGAATGACCTGAATCTCTGTTCCTTTGTCGTTGTGTTTCACCGCATTTCCAAGGAGGTTTTCTAATATACGCCTGAACCACCCTTCATCAAGCGCAAATTCAATATGCTCTTCTTTAGATACAAAGGAGATATCATACCCTTCAGAAAACGGATTTTTCTTAAAATCCTCAATAACGTTTTTAAAAAACGGGATCAGGCTTGTCAGATTTCTCTCAATTGGAAGGGCATCATTTTTCAGCCGATACGTTAAATTTAAGTCTTCAATCAGCTTGGACATGTATTCAGATTTTTCCCTGACAACCTGCCCCATTTCTTTCACTTCCTCCGGCGACCAATCATACTGCTTAGACTCAAGCATCATGCTGTAGCCGTAAATGCTGCTGAGCGGTGTTTTTAAATCGTGCGACAAACCGGCAATCCATTCTTCCCTTGTCGCCTGGATTTTTTCTCTATTTCTCTTATCCCGTCTCAGCGTTTCAGTCAGCTGATCCATGGATTCAAAAATCTCACCGAAGAAGCGATACGGCTGTTTGATTTTCCCCTTTTTGTTTTTGCTGACAGGAAGGCCGCTCCGGTTTTTCGGTTCCTCGAGCTTCCCTTTTGATAGGTTGACCAGCCATTTAATCGTGTGAAAAATCGGCAGCCCGAATCGGAACATATACCAAACTGTCATCCAAATGATATACAGGAACAGAACACCCATGATCAGAAACATCGCCTTTAGAACAACCTTCAGAAATGATTTGTTAAACTCCTGATCGGTGACGTAGACAGGGTTCGGCACCGTAGCGACCATCCATCTGTCTTGATCAAGGATCTTAACGGAAATTTCCCGCTTATAGTTCCAAGGTTTGGAGCTGTATTTGAGCAGCTCCAGCTGGTTCATCGTTTTTCTTTCACTTTTTGTGCTGTTGACGCTGTCAAGGATGTTTCCATTGCTGTCTAATAGGTAAATGGAGCCTTTTTCCTTTTTAATATAGTCGATGGTACTCGGCTTATAATGTGCTGGAACGTCTATTTTTTGTTCACGTTTTCCAATGGAAGCCAGCAGCTGTTCGCTCTTTAATTTCCAGCCTGATAACAAAAGGTATGACTTGTCTTCAATATTGATGGCCCAATAATTCACCTTATACTGATTAAGCTTTTTGGTTTTATAAATAGATAGAAGCTCTTTTTTGGTATGGGTGTTTGGCACGTCTTTAGGCACACTGTAGGAATAAGCGGTTTTCCCTTTGGAATCAATGATTTGCATCCATCCGTCCTGTTTATCGACAGATTTCTTCAGAAAATTATCCACTTCCCATGCCCCGTCTTCGTTTACATCGAGATATGCCTCAAGTGTGTCGGTCGTTGCCTTCGTCAGCCCTGAATTGGATTCCGCATCGCTAAAGCGCGAATCTAAATAGAAAAACGATGCAACCAGCATAACCGTGAGCAGCAGGATCACAATCAGCATCTGCCCGAAAAAATGAAACAAAAATTTCCATCTCAACCTCATGACCGCTTGCCTTCAGGATTCGGGATAAAACGGTATCCTAGACCGCGAACCGTTACAATATACTCCGGATTGCTCGGATCGCGCTCAATTTTTTCCCTGAGCTTGCGAATATGAACCATGACGGTATTGTTGTCGCCATAGGAAGGATAGCCCCACACTTTTTCATAAATTTGATCCTTGGAAAGCACCACATTAGGGTGTTCACAAAAATACTGCAAAAGCTGCAAAAGCTGGGCTGAACAAGCGACGGCACTCCCGCCTACAATCAGCTCGGCATTTTGCGGAGAAAATGTAAAATAATCATATGTATAGGTTTGATTTGAACTTGTTTCTTTCGACTGATATGTGCGCTTGAGGTGGGCTCTGATTCGCGCCGCTAATTCCAGCGGATTAAATGGTTTTGTGATATAGTCATCAGCCCCAACCGCAAAGCCCGACAATTTGTCCGCGTCGGATGATCTTGCCGTCAGGAAAAAAATCGGAGCCTCTGAATACTCTCTGATCAGCGTGCAGGCTTCAAAACCGGACATCCCGCCCATCATGACATCCAGCACGATCAAATCTACCTTATTGGCCTTCACAACCGGAATCGCTGCTTCTGCGCTTGCCGCATCCAGTAAATTTCGATAACCTTCTTTTTCGAGAACGCGTTTGATCATATCCACAATCGCTTTCTCATCGTCTACGATTAAAATTGACGCATTTTCCACTTCTATGTTCCTTTCTGTCACTGTTTTTTCCATCTTATCATTATATCGATTATTTTTGGTGCATTTTTGAATAGGAGTCGTCTTCCCCTGACAGGACAAATAAAAAACGGGAACGTGGCAGTTCCCGTTTCTCGTATTTTCAGATGATAAATGGTTATGAGTTCTCGTCTACCATATACAAAATAAACTCCCAAAACCCCGGAACATCCTGGCACAAAAGCATATCAGCCTTTTCAAACATTTTGATCTTCAGCTCTTGCTCTAAATCTTCTCTTTCTTGAAAGGACGTATTGCTGAGTTTTTTTCTGATCATCGGTGAAAAGCATTCAATCAGATGTTCAATGTCAAATTTATCGTCTTTTTGGTTCTTTTGTTCAAACTCGCCGTTCACAGCTTACTTTCCCCCTTTTTTTGAGCCGCTAGCTGTTTTCTGATATTCTCAAGCCCTTTTTTATGAATGTTGGAGATGTTTTGCCGTGACTCCCCTAATGAATCGGCAATCTCTTGCATCGTGGCACCGTGAAGA
Coding sequences:
- a CDS encoding cob(I)yrinic acid a,c-diamide adenosyltransferase, with the protein product MKLYTKTGDKGQTSLVGGRTDKDSLRVESYGTIDELNSFVGLALAELSGQPGFEDMTAELLTIQHELFDCGGDLAIVTKRKDYTLNEESVSFLETRIDAYTAEAPELKKFILPGGSKGASLLHAARTITRRAERRVVSLMKSEQIHETVLRYLNRLSDYFFAAARVVNVRSGIADVEYERSAIVFRDRNSSES
- the liaI gene encoding cell envelope stress-induced membrane anchor protein LiaI encodes the protein MKINKRTIGGFLLIVFGISVFFGGGSFGFIIPLAIGSLMTYAGIKRFAAGKTITGMIVGGIGAIMLICSLPFVVGLALAAAMVYYGWKLMKNGSADNGVSSFDPEPASAAYQSHFDDEWEEFLKKK
- a CDS encoding MFS transporter gives rise to the protein MVNLIESDSIWKRNFNYLFFSRIVKISGDMFAFNSILWFLIYDGKGAIGTALLIAVTFLPEAVLAPVTGPFMKQNTLKFWMYFSDLTRAVVVLIIPLCHFAGFSPLWFVMSLMIVHSATGAAYNPASIALIPQIVNEQGIQKANAVLQSSAQIVRLGAVTLCGAFLTFISPSYTMLIALVLYLVSGFLVLFIKYTAVESQSESAAVTQRGTYMGRLKRGFTLVRKHQILYPLAIYCIFMNFAAAPWEALSAVYVAEDLNGQPIVYSLLKATTAAGAFLLGFVLAKVKVNRYGLLFVTAGIIEGFAFFITGMNTFLPLVFLAAFTFGAAVSAVNVPEYTIIQTSVDSEDQPQVYAVIHMISNISIPAGAVICGYAANAFGSGPVIAVGGVVEIIAGIGILLFTKLAKAEQADLVKEREASVHL
- the liaF gene encoding LiaRS two-component regulatory system accessory protein LiaF, producing the protein MTKKQLLGLIIALFGISMFLQIIGIGDLLFWPLFFLIAGYFLKKYSRDWLGSVMYIFAAFLFLKNLFSITFNLFGYAFAAFLIYAGYRLVKGKPIFEPNEKRVDLNKKERHKPAKDDKHPDMRSFFIGELQMMKQPFDLNDLNISGFIGDIKIDLSKAMIPEGESTIVISGVIGNVDIYVPSDLEVAVSSAVFIGDINLIGSKKSGLSTKVYAASSDFSESKRRIKVSVSLFIGDVDVKYV
- a CDS encoding DUF4097 domain-containing protein, with product MKKVLGKLLIMAGILIFFGVVVKDVFAAGLGFVSGTEADSASASPGDIDSVVIESDHKNVRIIAEERNDISAGISGKSGKLFVTESKRKLELTAKEKEFQFLNGFNRSFLVVRIPYDYKGDLTVRTSSGDISVDGNQRLALIELNAASASGDMRVTDVRLQDMKVNGSSGDVTISNTVSKTADIDLASGDANLADVSGSLDVKLTSGNLDAALKKVSGPVSVTLTSGDADLSLPENGSFTVKAKSASGSVSSPYSFADTAHKDHHHITGSQGSGRHPIDIKTDSGDLVIR
- the liaH gene encoding stress responsive protein LiaH, whose translation is MVLKRIRDMFVASVHEGLDKMENPKVMLNQYVRDMESDIAKAKQTIVKQHTIAYQFKKKYEEAAEVAGKRKNQAQLAFDAGEEELAKKALTEMKYLEGKAAEHKVSYEQANSQLTDLKEQLAALETKLQDVKDKKQALIARANAAKAKEHMNTTFDKIDSESAYREFLRIENRIEEMEIRANYSKSAEAGTELTRKEFADDVEAEIENMRALSLQKQDQTSQAANE
- a CDS encoding heme ABC transporter ATP-binding protein; translation: MKAEGLSGGYGDTRLIDNVSLTVEKGEFLGILGPNGSGKTTLLNLLTGTLRAKEGSVYLAGKPLADYKPKELAQMMAVLPQKTDQAFTFTVKETVAFGRYPFQTGLFRQQTDKDEAIVQEAMEQTGVAAFAQKSIRELSGGEQQRVYLAQALAQQPRILFLDEPTNFLDLAYQKDLLDLIKRLTRENGLAAVSVFHDLNTASLYCDELLFMKNGTAIPKQKPEYAVTEHHIKAVYNTDVTTLVHHSSSKPMIAIQPEQNSVKHKPIPFEALLQAGCDDIFLQTEIPLRTLSSAPVGAGFSWSRTLIHKLLPVQTDPIEGLTAYLAENGFQLAETCAMASSGRLGRFVYRTYEDGELSITICVMSGFSIWILINGYAADQFFVKALMAAEAERVKVLGDRRAEGDILIAATQARQSENIDKRLDQLIQIGTAECVKEAAELFE